The Megachile rotundata isolate GNS110a chromosome 3, iyMegRotu1, whole genome shotgun sequence genome includes a window with the following:
- the TfIIEbeta gene encoding transcription factor IIEbeta gives MDPALLRERELFKKRALSTPAVEKKRKEQDKDSARDEPLKKKPKPSTVSTGPKLDMVNYKTMSGSTQYKFGVLAKIVKHMKTRHQEGDDHPLTLDEILDETNQLDVGSKVKQWLQTEALVKNPKIEVTSDGRFVFKAMYKIKDKKSLLRLLKQQDLKGLGGILLEDIQESLPHCDKHLKSLQNEILFITRPMDKKKIVFYNDKTAQFPIDDEFQKLWRAVAVDAMDDQKIDEYLEKQGIRSMQDHGPKKPAPIKRKKPISKRKQFKRPRDNEHLADVLETYDDAK, from the exons ATGGATCCAGCATTGCTCAGAGAGCGGGAACTCTTTAAAAAAAGAGCTCTCAGTACACCAGC GGTAGAGAAGAAGAGAAAGGAACAGGATAAAGATTCTGCACGAGATGAACCTCTTAAAAAGAAACCCAAACCATCCACTGTGTCTACGGGTCCAAAGCTGGACATGGTTAACTACAAAACCATGTCTGGTAGTACCCAATATAAATTTGGTGTCCTAGCAAAAATAGTGAAACACATGAAGACTAGGCATCAAGAAGGAGATGATCATCCTTTAACACTAGATGAAATCTTAGACGAAACAAATCAATTAGATGTTGGATCTAAG GTAAAACAATGGCTTCAAACTGAAGCTCTTGTTAAAAATCCAAAGATCGAAGTTACTTCAGATGGTAGATTTGTATTTAAAGCTATGTATAAAATCAAAGATAAGAAGTCTCTGTTAAGATTGCTTAAACAGCAAGATTTGAAAGGTCTTGGGGGAATATTATTAGAAGATATACAAGAAAGTTTACCGCACTGTGATAAACATTTAAAA AGTCtgcaaaatgaaatattatttataacgaGGCCCATGGataagaaaaaaattgtattctacAATGATAAAACTGCCCAGTTTCCAATAGATGACGAGTTTCAAAAGTTATGGAGAGCTGTTGCAGTTGATGCAATGGATGACCAAAAAATTGACGAATATCTTGAGAAGCAAGGTATACGATCGATGCAAGATCATGGTCCCAAGAAGCCAGCTCCAATTAAACGAAAGAAACCGATTAGTAAAAGGAAACAATTTAAGAGGCCAAGGGATAATGAACATTTGGCAGATGTTTTAGAAACATACGATGATGCAAAATAG